Proteins encoded by one window of Streptomyces clavuligerus:
- a CDS encoding TetR/AcrR family transcriptional regulator, giving the protein MPRTRGDHEARRREVSEAVWRVLAARGFDGLTLRAVAVELGATTGLLTHYFPAKRDLVAHALELLAERTAARPRRAAAEGLAAVRAALLDILPLTAEAAASNRIWVSSWDTALADPGLSEEYARRYAGGRARLRERIAAAQRLGELPPGAPDRVAEGALAFVLGLVVQALFDPGAFPPGHQTELVDGYLAGLAPPPAESADPPVSPGTGTRPSAGG; this is encoded by the coding sequence ATGCCACGTACCAGGGGGGATCACGAAGCCCGCCGCCGCGAGGTCTCGGAGGCGGTCTGGCGGGTGCTGGCCGCGCGCGGCTTCGACGGGCTGACCCTGCGCGCCGTCGCCGTCGAGCTGGGCGCGACCACCGGTCTGCTCACCCACTACTTCCCCGCCAAGCGGGACCTGGTCGCGCACGCCCTGGAACTGCTCGCGGAGCGGACCGCCGCCCGGCCCCGGCGCGCGGCGGCCGAGGGCCTCGCCGCCGTGCGGGCCGCGCTGCTCGACATCCTGCCGCTGACCGCCGAGGCCGCGGCGAGCAACCGGATCTGGGTCTCGTCCTGGGACACGGCGCTCGCCGACCCCGGGCTGAGCGAGGAGTACGCCCGCAGATACGCGGGCGGCCGGGCCCGGCTGCGGGAGCGGATCGCCGCGGCCCAGCGGCTCGGCGAGCTGCCGCCCGGGGCCCCGGACCGGGTCGCGGAAGGCGCGCTGGCCTTCGTGCTCGGCCTGGTGGTGCAGGCCCTCTTCGACCCCGGGGCGTTCCCGCCCGGCCACCAGACCGAGCTGGTCGACGGATATCTGGCGGGGCTGGCCCCGCCGCCGGCGGAGAGCGCTGACCCCCCGGTCTCCCCCGGCACCGGCACACGGCCGTCCGCCGGCGGCTGA
- a CDS encoding antibiotic biosynthesis monooxygenase family protein, with the protein MLLIVFTSRLSARAGADHDAAEERMRERVAAIGGTDPVEVKHYTAEDGERLAVVLWRDPGTLEAWRTDPEHRLAQRLGRERWYDSYTLYVAEVIRTSGTGDGGAASGTERAPDGGPR; encoded by the coding sequence ATGCTTCTGATCGTTTTCACCTCGCGGCTGTCCGCGCGGGCCGGGGCGGACCACGACGCCGCCGAGGAACGCATGCGGGAGCGGGTCGCCGCCATCGGCGGTACGGACCCCGTCGAGGTCAAGCACTACACGGCGGAGGACGGTGAGCGGCTCGCGGTCGTCCTGTGGCGTGATCCCGGGACGCTGGAGGCGTGGCGCACCGACCCCGAGCACCGGTTGGCCCAGCGGCTGGGGCGGGAGCGGTGGTACGACTCGTACACGTTGTATGTGGCCGAGGTGATCCGGACCAGCGGGACGGGCGACGGCGGGGCGGCCTCCGGGACGGAGCGGGCGCCGGACGGCGGTCCCCGGTAG
- a CDS encoding AMIN-like domain-containing (lipo)protein produces the protein MRPLGTAVTALALAGVTLVGTAGAAWASCGQVDHPSAAATCSTPWGSGTRSATESTAEPLKNIRTGRHDCFDRAVFDITGAGGGATGYHVGYVDAFHQDGTHERLPVKGGAILQVYVNAPSYDPATGRPVYEATAGKALPGVDVSGYRTFRDAVFGASFEGQTQVALGVRAKLPFRVHHAGDRLIVDVAHTW, from the coding sequence ATGCGCCCCTTGGGAACCGCCGTCACCGCCCTCGCGCTGGCGGGTGTCACGCTCGTGGGAACGGCCGGAGCGGCCTGGGCCTCGTGCGGTCAGGTGGACCACCCGTCGGCCGCGGCCACCTGCTCCACCCCGTGGGGCAGCGGCACCCGGTCGGCCACCGAGTCGACCGCCGAACCGCTGAAGAACATCCGCACCGGGCGGCACGACTGCTTCGACCGCGCCGTCTTCGACATCACCGGCGCCGGCGGCGGCGCCACGGGCTACCACGTCGGCTATGTCGACGCCTTCCACCAGGACGGCACCCATGAACGCCTTCCCGTCAAGGGCGGTGCCATCCTCCAGGTCTATGTCAACGCCCCGAGCTACGACCCCGCCACCGGCAGGCCCGTCTACGAAGCCACCGCGGGCAAGGCCCTGCCGGGTGTGGACGTCTCCGGCTACCGGACCTTCCGGGACGCCGTGTTCGGGGCGAGCTTCGAGGGGCAGACCCAGGTGGCCCTGGGCGTGCGCGCGAAGCTGCCGTTCCGGGTGCACCACGCGGGCGACCGCCTGATAGTCGACGTGGCGCACACCTGGTAG
- a CDS encoding phosphotransferase family protein produces the protein MDEVKVVVAHSERATLRVGDVFLKVDADRARVGTEVEAMSLAPVPTPEILWHEPPVLAIAALRGTTLGRLGGPSTGSPAAWAAAGAAIRTLHDAPPPPWPGRAGRSAVALAAELDDECGALVTSGVLPADLVARNRRVAEAALRPWTPAFTHGDLQIAHVFVDGDEVTGVIDWSEAGRGDALYDLATFTLGHEEHLGDVIAGYGTGIDIDIEVIHGWWSLRSLLAVRWLVEHGFDPFAPGCEVDVLRARM, from the coding sequence ATGGATGAGGTCAAGGTCGTCGTCGCCCATTCCGAGCGGGCGACGCTGCGCGTCGGTGATGTGTTCCTGAAGGTGGACGCCGATCGGGCGCGTGTCGGCACCGAGGTCGAGGCGATGTCCCTGGCACCGGTCCCGACCCCGGAGATCCTGTGGCACGAGCCGCCCGTGCTCGCGATCGCCGCGCTCCGGGGGACGACGCTGGGGCGCCTCGGCGGGCCGTCGACCGGGTCGCCCGCGGCGTGGGCCGCTGCGGGCGCCGCCATCCGGACGCTGCATGACGCTCCGCCGCCGCCCTGGCCGGGCCGGGCCGGGCGGAGCGCCGTCGCGCTGGCGGCGGAACTCGACGACGAGTGCGGGGCGCTCGTGACAAGCGGCGTCCTGCCCGCCGACCTGGTCGCCCGCAACCGCCGGGTCGCCGAGGCCGCGCTCCGGCCGTGGACTCCGGCGTTCACCCACGGCGATCTCCAGATCGCCCACGTCTTCGTCGACGGCGACGAGGTCACGGGCGTCATCGACTGGTCCGAGGCGGGCCGGGGCGACGCCCTGTACGACCTCGCCACCTTCACACTCGGGCACGAGGAGCACCTCGGCGACGTCATCGCGGGCTATGGCACCGGCATCGACATCGACATCGAGGTGATCCACGGGTGGTGGTCGCTGCGCAGCCTGCTGGCGGTCCGCTGGCTGGTCGAGCACGGCTTCGACCCCTTCGCGCCGGGCTGCGAGGTCGATGTGCTGAGAGCCCGGATGTGA
- a CDS encoding GNAT family N-acetyltransferase yields the protein MFSLPLRDDARLRPLEVWHAAEFAAHMDRAREHIRPWVGAGFVTDGLDGARGILSRYAGRQAADGGRLYGIWHADTLVGGVMFTTFDAASGSCEIGCWLEPAAEGHGLVTPACRALLDWAFAERGMYRAEWCCRADNERSAAVARRLGMTLEGVRRAVWPFAGARHDQQVWAVLAPEWRSGAGADRPAS from the coding sequence ATGTTCTCCCTCCCCCTGCGGGACGACGCCCGCCTCCGTCCGCTGGAGGTGTGGCACGCGGCCGAGTTCGCCGCGCACATGGACCGGGCGCGCGAACACATCCGCCCCTGGGTCGGCGCGGGGTTCGTCACCGACGGCCTCGACGGGGCCCGGGGCATCCTGAGCCGCTACGCCGGGCGCCAGGCCGCCGACGGCGGCCGTCTCTACGGCATCTGGCACGCGGACACCCTGGTCGGCGGCGTGATGTTCACGACGTTCGACGCCGCGTCGGGAAGCTGCGAGATCGGCTGCTGGCTGGAGCCCGCGGCCGAGGGGCACGGGCTGGTCACCCCGGCCTGCCGGGCCCTGCTGGACTGGGCCTTCGCCGAGCGGGGGATGTACCGCGCCGAGTGGTGCTGCCGGGCCGACAACGAGCGGAGCGCCGCCGTGGCCCGGCGGCTGGGCATGACCCTCGAAGGGGTGCGGCGCGCGGTCTGGCCCTTCGCCGGTGCCCGCCACGACCAGCAGGTCTGGGCGGTGCTCGCACCCGAGTGGCGGTCCGGCGCGGGCGCGGACCGCCCGGCGTCCTGA